One Oharaeibacter diazotrophicus DNA segment encodes these proteins:
- the cysQ gene encoding 3'(2'),5'-bisphosphate nucleotidase CysQ, which translates to MTSAAPSSLLAALLDTALAAGREILDVYAAPIAVTTKADASPVTEADERAEAVILARLAEIAPDVPVVAEESVAAGKVPATADRFFLVDPLDGTKEFISRNGEFTVNIALVENGVPVAGVVYAPALGRMFAGEGASAWSADVAEGACGALKPMAVRRAPAGGLTVVGSRSHGSPETDAFVGRYEVAEYRSAGSSLKFCLVACGEADLYPRFGRTMEWDTAAGDAVLRAAGGRVVNPDGTPFLYGKRDQGHDVDFANGFFVAASADVAVAG; encoded by the coding sequence ATGACTTCCGCCGCTCCGTCGTCCCTGCTCGCTGCCCTCCTCGACACCGCGCTCGCGGCCGGCCGCGAGATCCTCGACGTCTACGCCGCGCCGATCGCGGTCACGACCAAGGCGGACGCCTCGCCGGTGACGGAGGCCGACGAGCGCGCGGAGGCGGTGATCCTCGCCCGGCTCGCCGAGATCGCGCCGGACGTGCCGGTGGTGGCCGAGGAGTCGGTGGCGGCCGGCAAGGTGCCGGCGACCGCGGACCGCTTCTTCCTGGTCGACCCGCTCGACGGCACCAAGGAGTTCATCTCGCGCAACGGCGAGTTCACGGTGAACATCGCGCTGGTCGAGAACGGCGTGCCGGTCGCCGGCGTCGTCTACGCTCCCGCGCTCGGCCGGATGTTCGCGGGCGAGGGCGCGTCGGCGTGGTCGGCGGACGTCGCCGAAGGCGCCTGCGGCGCCCTGAAGCCGATGGCGGTGCGTCGCGCCCCCGCCGGCGGCCTCACCGTGGTCGGCAGCCGCTCGCACGGCTCGCCGGAGACCGACGCCTTCGTCGGTCGCTACGAGGTGGCGGAGTACCGCTCGGCCGGCTCGTCGCTGAAGTTCTGCCTCGTCGCCTGCGGCGAGGCCGACCTCTACCCGCGCTTCGGCCGCACCATGGAATGGGACACCGCCGCCGGCGACGCCGTGCTGCGCGCGGCAGGCGGCCGGGTCGTCAACCCGGACGGCACGCCCTTCCTCTACGGCAAGCGCGACCAGGGCCACGACGTCGACTTCGCCAACGGCTTCTTCGTCGCCGCCTCGGCGGACGTGGCCGTCGCCGGCTGA
- a CDS encoding AMP-binding protein, protein MVTAGRDPVAAGLDPAFWNRGLFEAFLDGRTMAGGDVAAVEDQDRQPLTRDRLLLAAAVLGRRLATMTARGERVGVLLPNVGGAAVTLLALTAYGRVPAMLNFSAGLLNLEAACTAAGIRTIVTSDAFVRTAKLDEVVAKLAEKTTVIRLEEVRRALTLVDKAIGAAYSKLPRLFHAPFRPKPDDVAVVLFTSGTEGVPKGVALSHANLLANVAEIRAAWRFRPDDVMFNALPVFHSFGLTAGLLLPLVGGFKSFLYPSPLHYRQIPGFVKAAGTTILLATDTFAAGWGRAAEADDFATVKMTILGAERVKEATRRLWRERFGIELNEGYGATECAPVIAVNIPGSAREGTVGPLLPGIEARLEPVPGLAEGGRLLVRGPNLMRGYFRVDRPGVLQPRDGDWYDTGDIVTIDADGFVAIRGRAKRFAKVGGEMVSLAAVEAYAAAIWPEASHAAVAVPDPRKGEAVVLVSDSADATVEGLIAYAQDHGIGEIMMPRKVVKVDALPVLGTGKVDFVAIAEIAAKA, encoded by the coding sequence ATGGTCACGGCCGGGCGCGACCCCGTCGCCGCCGGACTCGATCCGGCCTTCTGGAACCGCGGCCTGTTCGAGGCCTTCCTGGACGGACGAACCATGGCCGGCGGCGACGTCGCCGCGGTCGAGGACCAGGATCGCCAGCCGCTGACGCGCGACCGTCTGCTGCTCGCGGCCGCGGTGCTCGGACGGCGTCTCGCCACGATGACGGCGAGGGGCGAGCGGGTCGGCGTGCTGCTGCCGAACGTCGGCGGTGCGGCGGTGACGCTGCTGGCGCTGACCGCCTACGGCCGCGTGCCGGCGATGCTGAACTTCTCCGCCGGGCTCCTCAACCTCGAGGCGGCCTGCACGGCGGCGGGCATCCGCACCATCGTCACCTCCGACGCCTTCGTGCGCACGGCCAAACTCGACGAGGTCGTCGCCAAGCTGGCCGAGAAGACGACGGTGATCCGGCTCGAGGAGGTCCGGCGTGCGCTGACCCTCGTCGACAAGGCGATCGGCGCCGCCTACTCCAAACTGCCGCGGCTGTTCCACGCGCCGTTCCGGCCGAAGCCGGACGACGTCGCCGTGGTGCTGTTCACCTCGGGCACCGAGGGCGTGCCGAAGGGCGTCGCGCTCAGCCACGCCAACCTGCTCGCCAACGTCGCCGAGATCCGCGCCGCGTGGCGGTTCCGGCCCGACGACGTGATGTTCAACGCCCTGCCGGTGTTCCACTCCTTCGGGCTGACGGCCGGGCTGCTGCTGCCGCTGGTCGGCGGTTTCAAGTCGTTCCTCTATCCCTCGCCGCTGCACTACCGGCAGATACCCGGCTTCGTGAAGGCGGCTGGCACGACCATCCTGCTCGCCACCGACACCTTCGCCGCCGGCTGGGGCCGGGCCGCCGAAGCCGACGACTTCGCCACCGTGAAGATGACCATCCTCGGCGCCGAGCGGGTCAAGGAGGCGACGCGGCGGCTGTGGCGCGAGCGCTTCGGCATCGAACTCAACGAGGGCTACGGCGCCACCGAATGCGCCCCGGTGATCGCCGTGAACATCCCGGGCTCGGCGCGCGAGGGCACCGTCGGGCCGCTGCTGCCGGGCATCGAGGCCCGGCTCGAGCCGGTACCGGGGCTCGCCGAGGGCGGCCGGCTGCTGGTGCGCGGGCCCAACCTGATGCGCGGCTACTTCCGCGTCGACCGGCCCGGCGTGCTGCAGCCGCGCGATGGCGACTGGTACGACACCGGCGACATCGTCACCATCGACGCCGACGGCTTCGTCGCCATCCGCGGCCGCGCCAAGCGCTTCGCCAAGGTCGGCGGCGAGATGGTGTCGCTCGCCGCCGTCGAGGCCTATGCCGCGGCGATCTGGCCGGAGGCCTCGCACGCGGCCGTGGCGGTGCCGGATCCGCGCAAGGGCGAGGCGGTGGTGCTGGTGTCCGATTCGGCCGACGCCACGGTCGAGGGCCTGATCGCCTATGCGCAGGACCACGGCATCGGCGAGATCATGATGCCGCGCAAGGTGGTCAAGGTCGACGCGCTGCCGGTGCTCGGCACCGGCAAGGTCGACTTCGTCGCCATCGCCGAGATCGCCGCGAAGGCCTGA
- a CDS encoding ABC transporter ATP-binding protein, protein MSAPLEIHVARKVYRGAEGGTVEAVRGLDIAVPAGGFTALIGPSGCGKTTSLRILAGLDHDYEGRVVLAPGARIGFVFQEPRLLPWRTVEENVRLVLDDPRGFDPGPLFAELGLDEMARRYPTELSLGLARRVALARALAIRPDVLLLDEPFTSLDETTAGRLRQLVLAAWARYRPTTLMVTHNVREALQLAERIVLLAPRPSHVVAEIPLETPHAERDEAWVEARRTDLVRAHPGLVA, encoded by the coding sequence GTGTCCGCACCGCTTGAGATCCACGTCGCCCGCAAGGTCTACCGCGGCGCCGAGGGCGGCACCGTGGAGGCCGTGCGCGGCCTCGACATCGCCGTTCCCGCCGGCGGCTTCACCGCGCTGATCGGCCCGTCCGGCTGCGGCAAGACCACCAGCCTCAGGATCCTCGCCGGCCTCGACCACGACTACGAGGGCCGCGTCGTGCTGGCGCCGGGCGCGCGGATCGGCTTCGTGTTCCAGGAGCCGCGCCTGTTGCCCTGGCGCACGGTCGAGGAGAACGTCCGCCTCGTGCTCGACGATCCCCGCGGCTTCGACCCGGGTCCGCTGTTCGCCGAACTCGGCCTCGACGAGATGGCCCGGCGCTACCCGACCGAGCTGTCCCTCGGCCTCGCCCGCCGCGTCGCCCTCGCCCGCGCCCTGGCGATCCGGCCCGACGTGCTGCTGCTCGACGAGCCCTTCACCTCGCTCGACGAGACCACCGCGGGGCGCCTGCGCCAACTCGTGCTCGCCGCCTGGGCCCGCTACCGGCCGACCACGCTGATGGTGACCCACAACGTCCGCGAGGCGCTCCAGCTCGCCGAGCGCATCGTCCTGCTCGCCCCGCGCCCCTCGCACGTCGTCGCCGAGATCCCGCTCGAAACCCCGCACGCCGAGCGCGACGAAGCCTGGGTCGAAGCCCGCCGCACCGACCTCGTCCGCGCCCACCCCGGCCTCGTCGCCTGA
- a CDS encoding threonine/serine dehydratase, translated as MVTPDDIRAAAERIRPWIRRTPVIRPGEGAFGLPFDLTLKLELFQHTGSFKPRGAFNNLLTRDVPAAGVAAASGGNHGAAVAYAAARLGYPATIFVPEISSPAKIAAIRAHGAELVVEGARYDDALARCEAHRAATGAIGVHAFDADETIAGQGTVALEWLEQAPDLDTLLVAVGGGGLIAGIAAFSAGSVRVVAVEPRDSRALQAALEAGGPVDVPVAGVAADSLGARNVGARVYAIAARHVAAAVTVSDEAILEARRRLWRDLRIVAEPGGATALAALVEGAYVPAADERVGVLVCGGNTDPATVAG; from the coding sequence ATGGTCACGCCCGACGACATCCGCGCCGCCGCCGAGCGCATCCGCCCCTGGATCCGCCGCACGCCGGTGATCCGGCCCGGCGAAGGCGCCTTCGGCCTGCCGTTCGATCTGACGCTGAAGCTCGAGCTGTTCCAGCACACCGGCTCGTTCAAGCCGCGCGGGGCCTTCAACAACCTGCTGACGCGCGACGTGCCCGCCGCCGGCGTCGCCGCGGCGTCCGGCGGCAACCACGGCGCCGCGGTCGCCTATGCCGCCGCCCGGCTCGGCTACCCCGCGACGATCTTCGTGCCGGAGATCTCGAGCCCGGCCAAGATCGCGGCGATCCGCGCCCACGGCGCCGAGCTCGTCGTCGAGGGCGCACGCTACGACGACGCCCTCGCCCGCTGCGAGGCCCACCGGGCCGCCACCGGCGCGATCGGCGTCCACGCCTTCGACGCCGACGAGACCATCGCCGGCCAGGGCACGGTCGCACTGGAATGGCTGGAGCAGGCGCCGGATCTCGACACGTTGCTGGTCGCGGTCGGCGGCGGCGGACTGATCGCCGGGATCGCCGCCTTCTCTGCCGGATCGGTCCGCGTCGTCGCCGTCGAGCCGCGCGACAGCCGCGCGCTGCAGGCCGCGCTCGAGGCGGGCGGGCCGGTCGACGTGCCGGTCGCCGGTGTCGCCGCCGACAGCCTCGGCGCCCGCAACGTCGGCGCCCGCGTCTACGCGATCGCCGCCCGCCACGTGGCCGCCGCGGTCACCGTCTCCGACGAGGCGATCCTGGAGGCCCGGCGCCGGCTCTGGCGCGACCTGCGCATCGTCGCCGAACCCGGCGGCGCCACCGCCCTCGCCGCGCTCGTGGAAGGCGCCTACGTGCCGGCCGCGGACGAGCGCGTCGGGGTGCTCGTCTGCGGCGGCAACACCGACCCGGCGACCGTCGCGGGTTGA
- a CDS encoding substrate-binding domain-containing protein — MTKRKAAAVLVAAIAAATSFGTARAQDGNFSEAVELIDPHNLRVCADPASMPFSNDKSQGFENRIAEFLSTKVGKPLTYTWYPMATGFVRKTLGEKRCDVIIGYAQGDELVQNTNAYYRTSYVLVTKPGSKADGVDTLEDPRLKGLRIGLVAGTPPGDNIAINGLMGRVKPYPLMVDTRYTHVPEMMVKDLVDGVTDVAIFWGPIGGYYAKQNGLTAVPLVKETRGPRLTYRITMGVRASDQNWKRQLNTLIRENQKEINAILLEFGVPLLDEKDRPITQ; from the coding sequence CGCGGCGGCCACCTCGTTCGGCACGGCGCGGGCACAGGACGGCAACTTCAGCGAGGCGGTCGAACTGATCGATCCGCACAACCTGCGCGTCTGCGCCGACCCGGCCAGCATGCCGTTCTCCAACGACAAGAGCCAGGGCTTCGAGAACAGGATCGCGGAGTTCCTGTCGACCAAGGTCGGCAAGCCGTTGACCTACACTTGGTACCCGATGGCGACGGGCTTCGTGCGCAAGACGCTCGGCGAGAAGCGCTGCGACGTCATCATCGGCTACGCCCAGGGCGACGAGCTGGTGCAGAACACCAACGCCTACTACCGCACCAGCTACGTGCTGGTGACCAAGCCCGGCTCCAAGGCCGACGGCGTCGACACCCTGGAGGACCCACGGCTGAAGGGTCTGCGGATCGGCCTCGTCGCGGGCACTCCCCCGGGCGACAACATCGCGATCAACGGCCTGATGGGCCGGGTGAAGCCCTATCCGCTGATGGTGGACACCCGCTACACCCACGTGCCCGAGATGATGGTCAAGGATCTCGTCGACGGCGTCACCGACGTCGCGATCTTCTGGGGTCCGATCGGCGGCTACTACGCCAAGCAGAACGGCCTCACCGCCGTGCCGCTGGTCAAGGAGACCCGCGGGCCGCGCCTGACCTATCGCATCACCATGGGCGTCAGGGCCTCGGACCAGAACTGGAAGCGTCAGCTCAACACGCTGATCCGCGAGAACCAGAAGGAGATCAACGCGATCCTGCTCGAGTTCGGCGTGCCGCTGCTCGACGAGAAGGACCGGCCGATCACGCAGTGA
- a CDS encoding AGE family epimerase/isomerase, whose translation MPSDGSHAFAAAVAVRDRLTSWLHLEALPTWAAFGVDHVNGGFHEVVGLRCEIEARPRRVRVVARQIFSFAVAGRLGWGGPWRRIVDEGLDWFLAHCVKPDGTVRMLVAADGKALDDTFNLYDQAFALFALAAAASVASDRAKAEDAALKLRAALHATWKHPVAGFEEASPRTLPLKANPHMHMFEACLAWEEAGGDATWSALADEIAELCLAKLIDPAAGGWLKEFFDGDWAPMPGEAGRIVEPGHHFEWAWLLTRWGVKRSRPDAIRAAGRLVELGEEPGVDRARGVAIMEMLEDGGVRDGTARLWSQTERLKGHVALAGVATDAAARDEHFAAAAAAGEAMLRFFDVDTPGLWRDRMEVDGSFRVEPAPASSFYHVICAIEELEKAVAAGGI comes from the coding sequence ATGCCTTCGGACGGGTCCCACGCCTTCGCCGCCGCCGTCGCCGTGCGCGACCGCCTGACCTCGTGGCTGCATCTCGAGGCGCTGCCGACCTGGGCGGCCTTCGGCGTCGACCACGTCAACGGCGGCTTCCACGAGGTCGTGGGCCTGCGCTGCGAGATCGAGGCGCGGCCGCGGCGCGTGCGCGTGGTCGCCCGGCAGATCTTCTCCTTCGCGGTCGCCGGCCGTCTCGGCTGGGGCGGGCCGTGGCGGCGGATCGTCGACGAGGGGCTCGACTGGTTCCTCGCCCACTGCGTCAAGCCGGACGGCACCGTGCGCATGCTGGTCGCCGCCGACGGCAAGGCGCTCGACGATACCTTCAACCTCTACGACCAGGCCTTCGCGCTGTTCGCCCTCGCCGCCGCCGCGAGCGTCGCGTCCGACCGGGCCAAGGCCGAGGACGCCGCGCTGAAGCTGCGCGCCGCCCTCCACGCGACCTGGAAGCACCCGGTCGCCGGCTTCGAGGAGGCCTCGCCGCGCACGCTGCCGCTGAAGGCCAACCCGCACATGCACATGTTCGAGGCCTGCCTCGCGTGGGAGGAGGCCGGTGGCGACGCCACCTGGAGCGCGCTCGCCGACGAGATCGCCGAACTCTGCCTCGCCAAGCTGATCGATCCGGCAGCCGGCGGCTGGCTGAAGGAGTTCTTCGACGGCGACTGGGCGCCGATGCCCGGCGAGGCCGGCCGCATCGTCGAGCCGGGCCACCATTTCGAGTGGGCGTGGCTCCTGACCCGCTGGGGCGTCAAGCGGTCCCGTCCCGACGCGATCCGCGCCGCCGGCCGTCTGGTCGAACTCGGCGAGGAGCCGGGCGTCGACCGCGCGCGCGGCGTCGCCATCATGGAGATGCTGGAGGACGGCGGCGTGCGCGACGGCACGGCGCGGCTGTGGTCGCAGACCGAGCGCCTCAAGGGTCACGTCGCGCTCGCGGGCGTCGCCACCGACGCGGCGGCACGGGACGAGCATTTCGCCGCGGCGGCCGCCGCCGGCGAGGCGATGCTGCGCTTCTTCGACGTCGACACCCCGGGTCTCTGGCGCGACCGCATGGAGGTCGACGGCAGCTTCCGCGTCGAGCCGGCGCCGGCCAGCAGCTTCTACCACGTGATCTGCGCCATCGAGGAACTCGAGAAGGCCGTCGCGGCCGGGGGTATCTGA
- a CDS encoding rhodanese-like domain-containing protein, whose translation MRRWCSGAVAALIAAAVVTAGADGVRAAADVPQPDGFRAEPYRAPVPDGLDGARVLDTPAVAALWKAGGAVFVDVLPKPPRPKLPPGTVFRLPPREDIPGSVWLPDVGYAELSADMARYFTDNLAAATKGDHARTLVFYCLADCWMSWNAAKRALSLGYTDVVWYPEGTDGWGFEGLPVEAREPVPRPGLDE comes from the coding sequence ATGCGTCGGTGGTGTTCTGGTGCCGTGGCGGCCTTGATCGCCGCGGCGGTCGTGACGGCGGGCGCGGACGGGGTCCGCGCCGCGGCGGACGTGCCGCAACCGGACGGTTTCCGTGCCGAACCCTACCGGGCGCCGGTGCCGGACGGGCTCGACGGTGCCCGCGTGCTCGACACCCCGGCGGTCGCGGCGCTGTGGAAGGCCGGCGGGGCGGTGTTCGTCGACGTGCTGCCGAAGCCGCCGCGGCCGAAGCTGCCGCCGGGCACGGTGTTCCGGCTCCCGCCGCGCGAGGACATCCCGGGCAGCGTCTGGCTGCCGGACGTCGGCTATGCCGAACTCTCCGCCGACATGGCGCGCTATTTCACCGACAACCTCGCCGCGGCGACGAAGGGCGACCACGCCCGGACGCTGGTGTTCTACTGCCTCGCCGACTGCTGGATGAGTTGGAACGCCGCCAAGCGCGCCCTTTCGCTTGGCTACACCGACGTGGTCTGGTACCCCGAGGGGACAGACGGTTGGGGCTTCGAGGGCCTGCCGGTGGAGGCCCGCGAACCAGTGCCGCGGCCGGGCCTCGACGAATGA
- a CDS encoding ABC transporter permease: MSRSRASIATTAASVAALIALWSVVSLFAERRVLPPPWEVAAILVAEIRSGELPWHLYCTLTRVVAAFTVAMALGSAIGLAMGRNRVVDRALDVWLVVLLNLPALVVIILAYVWFGLTEAAAIGAVALNKLPNVIVTVREGARALDPDLDQMAAAFRLSARKRLTEIVLPQLQPYLAAAARSGLSLVWKIVLVVELLGRSNGVGFQLNIYFQLFDVASILAYALSFVVVMLAIELAVLQPLETRANRWRVRTA; this comes from the coding sequence GTGAGCCGGTCCCGCGCCTCGATCGCCACCACCGCCGCCTCCGTCGCCGCGCTGATCGCCCTGTGGTCGGTCGTCTCGCTGTTCGCCGAGCGGCGCGTGCTGCCGCCGCCGTGGGAGGTCGCGGCCATCCTCGTCGCCGAGATCCGTTCGGGCGAACTGCCCTGGCACCTCTACTGCACGCTGACCCGGGTCGTGGCCGCCTTCACCGTCGCCATGGCGCTCGGCTCGGCGATCGGCCTCGCCATGGGCCGCAACCGGGTCGTCGACCGCGCGCTCGACGTCTGGCTGGTGGTGCTCCTGAACCTGCCGGCCCTCGTCGTCATCATCCTCGCCTACGTCTGGTTCGGCCTCACCGAGGCGGCGGCGATCGGCGCCGTGGCGCTCAACAAGCTGCCGAACGTCATCGTCACCGTCCGCGAGGGCGCCCGCGCCCTCGACCCCGACCTCGACCAGATGGCCGCCGCCTTCCGCCTGTCGGCGCGCAAGCGCCTGACCGAGATCGTGCTGCCGCAGCTCCAGCCCTATCTAGCCGCGGCGGCGCGCTCGGGCCTGTCGCTGGTCTGGAAGATCGTGCTGGTGGTCGAGCTGCTCGGCCGGTCCAACGGCGTCGGCTTCCAGCTCAACATCTATTTCCAGCTGTTCGACGTCGCCTCGATCCTCGCCTACGCGCTGAGCTTCGTCGTCGTGATGCTGGCCATCGAACTCGCCGTCCTGCAACCCCTCGAAACACGGGCGAACCGCTGGCGTGTCCGCACCGCTTGA